A genomic segment from Polyangium mundeleinium encodes:
- a CDS encoding AAA family ATPase, with translation MSSVRARFRAVRDGLNAVFREREDAIECIILAALAQSHALLVGPPGTAKSALFFGFLASFTDARKFQTLVTKFGTEDEYFGPVKLSALKNDLWERNLDGRLAAVECAFLDEVFKGSDSVLNAFLSAMNERLYKGQSIPLRLLVGASNELPEEEILAAIYDRFLLRDVVEYVQADATWVQLVAAPPEYKPAAQIGLAEWDAACKDVQRLELPQRVVEELLRLRTALKADGLVLSDRRWIALTRVLKAAAWLDDVPTVELDHLSVLKYGLWNKPEDRARVVAVLQTVDRSVVAQAIDIVDEALRGYANRPTEPAAYQSALPQLADKVTEAGKRVQDMLKNGVSRRAHARIQPKLDELKKAHDALTADLSKRYALA, from the coding sequence ATGAGCTCCGTCCGCGCACGGTTTCGCGCCGTGCGTGATGGGCTCAATGCGGTCTTTCGGGAGCGTGAGGATGCGATCGAGTGCATCATCCTCGCCGCGCTCGCGCAGAGCCACGCGCTGCTCGTCGGGCCTCCGGGCACGGCGAAGAGCGCGCTCTTCTTCGGGTTCCTCGCGTCGTTCACGGACGCGCGGAAGTTCCAGACGCTCGTCACGAAGTTCGGGACCGAGGACGAGTATTTCGGGCCCGTGAAGCTCTCCGCGCTCAAGAACGACCTCTGGGAGAGGAACTTGGATGGCCGTCTCGCGGCCGTCGAGTGCGCCTTCCTCGACGAGGTGTTCAAGGGCTCGGACAGCGTGCTCAATGCGTTCCTGTCCGCCATGAACGAGCGGCTGTACAAGGGGCAGTCGATTCCCCTGCGGCTCCTCGTCGGCGCGTCGAACGAGCTGCCCGAGGAGGAGATTCTCGCCGCGATCTACGATCGTTTCCTCCTGCGCGACGTGGTCGAGTACGTGCAGGCCGATGCGACGTGGGTGCAGCTCGTCGCCGCGCCGCCGGAGTACAAGCCGGCGGCGCAGATCGGGCTCGCGGAGTGGGATGCCGCGTGCAAGGACGTGCAACGCCTCGAGCTGCCCCAGCGTGTCGTCGAGGAGCTGCTCCGGCTTCGTACGGCGCTGAAGGCGGATGGCCTCGTCCTTTCGGATCGGCGCTGGATCGCGCTCACGCGTGTCCTCAAGGCCGCGGCGTGGCTCGACGACGTGCCCACGGTCGAGCTCGATCACCTCTCCGTCCTGAAGTACGGGCTCTGGAACAAGCCGGAGGATCGGGCGCGTGTCGTCGCCGTGCTGCAGACGGTCGATCGCTCCGTCGTCGCGCAGGCGATCGATATCGTGGACGAAGCGCTTCGGGGATACGCGAATCGACCGACGGAGCCGGCCGCGTATCAGTCCGCATTGCCCCAGCTCGCGGACAAGGTCACCGAGGCGGGCAAGCGCGTGCAGGACATGCTGAAGAACGGCGTGTCGCGCCGCGCTCACGCGCGCATTCAGCCGAAGCTCGACGAGCTCAAGAAGGCCCACGACGCGCTCACGGCCGACCTCTCGAAGCGCTACGCGCTGGCGTAG
- a CDS encoding JAB domain-containing protein, translating into MTGSPDAPLTASIINIEQSTAENLIDLVLGRPGVAAHLLESLGNLASLARLSPEALIERFALTPDEATRILAAFELGHRRLIEGTDAPRILSCQEVVAWAHPRLGHLVHEEMHLLAISGQGALRGARLIARGGLHALAVRPSDILRAGLELAASGFVLIHNHPSGNPDPSPEDIALTRRVQESADQLGMPLVDHVIVVASGRFSSFVANQWASQPASQ; encoded by the coding sequence GTGACAGGCTCGCCTGACGCTCCTCTCACCGCTTCCATCATCAACATCGAGCAGTCCACCGCCGAGAACCTGATCGACCTCGTGCTCGGACGCCCCGGTGTCGCAGCACATCTCCTCGAATCCCTCGGCAACCTCGCCTCTCTCGCCCGCCTCTCCCCCGAAGCGCTGATCGAACGCTTCGCCCTCACCCCCGACGAAGCCACCCGCATCCTCGCCGCCTTCGAGCTCGGCCATCGCCGGCTCATCGAAGGCACAGACGCACCCCGCATTCTCTCCTGTCAGGAGGTCGTCGCTTGGGCCCACCCGCGGCTTGGCCACCTCGTGCACGAGGAGATGCACCTCCTCGCGATTAGCGGTCAGGGCGCCCTTCGCGGAGCTCGCCTCATCGCACGAGGCGGCCTCCACGCGCTCGCCGTTCGGCCTTCTGACATCCTCCGGGCCGGCCTCGAGCTCGCCGCGTCCGGGTTCGTGCTGATCCACAACCATCCGAGCGGAAATCCGGACCCCTCACCCGAGGACATCGCTCTCACCCGGCGCGTGCAGGAGTCCGCAGACCAGCTCGGGATGCCGCTCGTCGATCACGTCATCGTAGTCGCGTCAGGCCGCTTCAGCTCGTTCGTTGCGAACCAGTGGGCGAGCCAGCCGGCCTCGCAATAA